A genomic stretch from Antarcticibacterium flavum includes:
- a CDS encoding ABC transporter permease, protein MLKILKYSFYDLSRSRWSYVYFLFYLILGIVLLFLNNDLSSAVITLMNVIIILVPLIGTIFGIMYYYDSREFTQLLLAQPVKRSSIFIGQYLGVAISLSLSLMLGLGLPFVAYGLFESSAIWDFFSLLVSGVFLTFIFTALAFNIALSNENKIKGFGIAILLWLFLAVIYDGIFLLSLVYFQDYPLDKFSLIASMANPIDLSRILVLLKLDISALLGYTGAVFKQFFGTSQGLIISFGVLALWVVLPVYRITRVSAKKDF, encoded by the coding sequence ATGCTGAAGATATTAAAGTATAGTTTTTACGACCTTTCCAGGAGCCGCTGGAGCTATGTATATTTCCTGTTTTATTTAATACTGGGAATTGTACTGCTGTTCCTTAATAACGATCTATCGAGTGCGGTGATCACCTTGATGAATGTCATCATTATCCTTGTGCCGCTTATTGGGACCATCTTTGGGATCATGTACTATTATGATTCCCGGGAATTCACACAGCTGCTATTAGCACAGCCCGTGAAGCGGAGTTCGATCTTTATAGGCCAGTATCTGGGAGTGGCAATTTCCTTGTCCTTAAGCTTAATGCTTGGGCTGGGTCTGCCATTTGTCGCGTATGGGCTTTTTGAGAGCAGTGCCATCTGGGATTTCTTTTCCCTGCTGGTATCGGGAGTATTTCTCACCTTTATATTCACAGCACTGGCGTTTAATATTGCCCTTTCTAATGAAAATAAGATAAAGGGTTTTGGAATCGCGATCCTCTTATGGCTGTTTTTGGCTGTGATCTATGATGGGATCTTTTTGTTGAGCCTGGTATATTTTCAGGACTATCCGCTGGACAAGTTTTCCCTTATAGCCAGTATGGCAAACCCCATAGATCTTTCAAGGATCCTGGTACTGCTTAAGCTGGATATTTCTGCCTTACTTGGTTACACCGGAGCAGTTTTCAAGCAATTCTTTGGAACTTCCCAGGGCCTGATCATATCATTTGGAGTGCTGGCATTGTGGGTTGTATTACCGGTTTACAGAATTACACGCGTATCTGCTAAAAAGGATTTTTAA
- a CDS encoding ABC transporter ATP-binding protein — protein MVSIQNLHKKFGSQMVLKGLDLEIDQKGIIAVLGPNGSGKTTLIKSILGMVIPDKGDIIVNDRNIKGHWDYRYGIDYLPQIANFPGNLKVKELIGMIKDLQGRPARDKELIEYFKLEPFLHKKLNNLSGGMKQKVNLVLCFMFDSPLVILDEPTSGLDPLSLIWLRKFILMEKDRGKTILITSHIMSLVEDLSDKIVFILDGKIYFNGTVEELKSSTGEPRFEHAIANILTLNHAEDIKV, from the coding sequence ATGGTAAGTATTCAGAATCTACATAAAAAATTCGGCTCCCAAATGGTGCTCAAAGGCCTTGATCTAGAAATAGACCAAAAAGGGATCATAGCCGTGCTGGGGCCAAATGGCTCCGGAAAAACAACATTGATAAAAAGCATCCTTGGAATGGTGATCCCCGATAAGGGCGATATCATCGTGAATGATCGGAATATCAAAGGTCACTGGGACTATAGGTACGGCATAGATTATTTGCCTCAAATTGCAAATTTCCCCGGGAATCTAAAGGTGAAGGAGTTAATTGGAATGATAAAGGACCTGCAGGGAAGGCCTGCAAGGGACAAGGAATTGATTGAATACTTTAAACTGGAGCCTTTCCTGCACAAGAAGCTTAACAACCTTTCCGGCGGGATGAAGCAAAAGGTGAATTTGGTGCTGTGCTTTATGTTCGATAGTCCGCTGGTAATATTAGATGAACCCACCTCTGGCCTGGATCCATTATCTCTTATATGGCTGCGGAAGTTTATCCTGATGGAGAAGGACAGGGGCAAGACCATTCTTATTACCTCTCATATTATGAGCCTGGTGGAAGACCTATCAGATAAGATCGTATTCATCCTTGACGGAAAGATCTATTTCAACGGCACTGTGGAAGAGCTGAAATCTTCTACGGGAGAACCGCGATTTGAACATGCTATTGCAAACATTTTAACCCTGAATCATGCTGAAGATATTAAAGTATAG
- a CDS encoding nitrous oxide reductase family maturation protein NosD — protein MRYLSFIFFVLFTATGFGKEITVCATCEVKTVKHAVELAESGDTIIIEAGVYKENDINIINKTLHIIGRGLPVIDAEMKGTAFGIRAEGVIIEGLKIRNIGRSHTKDFAAILLNGSNGFTLKNNVLENVFFGMLIEKSTKGLIENNKITSTGGTESNSGNGIHLWNCSEITIRNNKVSGMRDGIYIEFGKQCLVTENVCHDNIRYGLHFMFSDNNKYISNTFEKNGAGVAVMFSKHIEMKKNLFKKSWGSASYGLLLKEITDATLQHNIFEDNTIAVNADGTTRVKFLENDFYNNGYAVKVHGGAYTTSFTRNNFRYNSFDIAFSGRLNDNSFTGNYWSDYTGYDLNRDNVGDVPYRPVKLFSYLVNQTPEAIVLLRSTFIDLLDFSEKVSPIFTPAELIDHEPQMRRIKW, from the coding sequence ATGAGATATTTGAGTTTTATATTCTTTGTACTTTTTACCGCAACAGGTTTTGGAAAGGAGATCACCGTATGTGCAACCTGCGAAGTGAAGACCGTAAAACATGCTGTGGAACTGGCAGAAAGTGGTGATACTATCATCATCGAGGCCGGGGTGTATAAAGAAAATGATATTAATATAATAAATAAGACGCTGCATATTATTGGAAGGGGACTTCCTGTAATTGATGCTGAAATGAAAGGGACTGCCTTTGGAATAAGGGCAGAGGGGGTCATTATTGAGGGCCTAAAAATTAGGAACATTGGCAGGAGCCATACCAAGGATTTTGCCGCCATACTCCTTAATGGAAGCAATGGATTTACCCTGAAAAATAATGTGCTGGAAAATGTATTCTTCGGGATGCTTATTGAAAAATCTACCAAAGGACTTATTGAGAATAATAAGATCACAAGTACCGGCGGGACAGAGTCAAACAGTGGGAACGGGATTCATTTGTGGAACTGTTCAGAAATAACAATTAGGAACAATAAGGTAAGCGGAATGCGTGACGGGATCTATATAGAATTCGGCAAGCAATGCCTGGTGACAGAGAATGTATGCCACGATAATATAAGATATGGCCTGCACTTTATGTTTTCAGATAACAACAAATACATCAGCAATACCTTTGAAAAAAATGGTGCCGGGGTAGCTGTTATGTTCTCCAAACATATTGAGATGAAGAAAAATCTTTTTAAGAAAAGCTGGGGCTCTGCTTCCTATGGATTGCTGCTTAAGGAAATTACAGATGCCACCCTTCAGCATAACATCTTTGAAGATAATACCATCGCGGTTAATGCAGATGGTACTACCAGGGTGAAATTCCTGGAGAACGACTTTTATAATAATGGCTATGCTGTGAAAGTGCACGGAGGTGCCTATACCACCAGTTTTACCCGGAATAACTTTAGATATAATTCCTTTGACATCGCTTTTTCGGGAAGGTTGAACGATAATAGCTTCACCGGAAATTACTGGAGTGACTATACCGGCTATGACCTTAACCGCGATAACGTGGGCGATGTGCCATACAGGCCGGTGAAATTGTTTTCCTACCTGGTGAATCAAACCCCGGAAGCTATTGTACTATTGAGAAGTACGTTCATCGATTTGCTGGATTTTTCAGAAAAAGTTTCCCCCATTTTCACACCGGCAGAATTAATTGACCATGAACCCCAAATGAGAAGAATAAAATGGTAA
- a CDS encoding nitrous oxide reductase accessory protein NosL, with protein MKRILLIMAVLLLAACSREAEPIAYGSDSCHYCKMTIVSKAHAAQQVTQKGKQYKYDAIECMLRDNLENHKDVEMAIMLVADFQEPGTMISTSNATFLIHESISSPMGENLAAIKDSSEPVDLEDPKAYSWSQLKHHFLNEGTLSHQ; from the coding sequence ATGAAAAGGATACTATTAATAATGGCCGTATTACTACTTGCGGCCTGCAGCCGGGAGGCAGAGCCTATTGCTTATGGTAGCGATTCCTGCCACTATTGTAAGATGACCATCGTGAGCAAGGCACATGCCGCGCAGCAGGTAACTCAAAAAGGAAAGCAATATAAGTATGATGCAATCGAGTGTATGCTACGTGACAATCTGGAAAACCACAAGGATGTGGAAATGGCAATAATGCTGGTAGCCGACTTCCAGGAGCCGGGAACTATGATAAGCACCTCCAATGCCACATTCCTGATCCATGAGAGTATTTCCAGCCCAATGGGGGAGAACCTTGCTGCAATTAAGGACAGCAGCGAGCCAGTAGACCTGGAAGATCCAAAAGCCTATAGCTGGAGCCAGCTTAAACACCATTTTCTTAACGAGGGAACATTAAGCCACCAATGA